The DNA sequence AGAATGACAACCAACTTGACAGCCCTTTACAAGGGAGCTCCAAACTCGCAGAATGTCGAAAGAGACAGATAAGATATTTgagtaaaattaaaatattataaccaCAAACTGGTATCAATATAGCACATATGTAGTCTCGAAGAAAACAGTATCTGGTGCATGAGCATTACTAGATCGGGTTGGATTAATTAGGAACAGATTCAGATCAGGGACAGATTAGTTCTCAACAAACCCATATATGGGTTAGTTTGGATTTTCCAAACCCTTACCCAATTCAACACATTGATCAGGATGGGCTAAGCAGATGTTGGTTGCATCCAACCCAAGTTACAGCTTATACCCAGCTTAAATGGGAATGGAGTGAACTTTTGAAAATGAGGAGCTCAGATACGGTCAGTCCCAGCAGCAAATTCAAAACAAGTGATGATAGCATACATATAACCATGCTAACCAAAGGAAAAGCATGTGATGGagtttgtggaataacaaaaattcAACTCTCCAATTGTAAATATTGAGGCATAATAAACATAAGCAATAAATTGATGGAAACACCATATTCGTGCAGTATTTTGATTTCAAAGGAGTAATGGAGAATTGGACATGTCCATAAGCTTATGGGTGATTCACaaaaatttaaaatgaaaaaCTTAATGCAATAGTGTGGTCACTTTTAAGGTACAAGGGCAAACATTCTCCTAGATGACTACATGGCCACCACAATTGCAGCAGCTTCCAACAAACTTGTCTAATAGACAAGATGAGTCAAGATTAGTGATTCAAGGAGAAAACATAGAGAAAAATTATAAAAGGACTAtattaaaaacaataaaaaaatatttgaatgctATTGAATTAATTAGAAAAATTGCTTTATAAAATGCTCAATGACAACAAAAAATCTATGTGATCAACCCCAAATACTCAGGATATCATAACAACAACCTATACATGTGAATAGACAAGATGAGTCAAGATTAGTGATTCGAGGAGAAAACATTGAGAAAAATTCTAAAACGACTAtattaaaaacaataaaaaaatatttgaatgctATTGATTTAATTAGAAATTTTGCTTTATATAATGCTCAATGACAACAAAAGATCTATGTGATCAACCCCAAATAGTCGGGATATCATGGCTTGCAAGTGTTGTTATTGCTGTTATAGTTGTTCTTGTTCTTGGTTCTGTTTTGCAGCTGTCAACACTTAATACAATCATACAAGTGCTCAGGTCACTGAAACGTGGAAGGAGATGCCATCAAAGCAAGTTAGATTTATGCTTTGCATAAGTCAAAACATAATTGAGATCTCATTACCTTCTTCAGTATCATGCCATCACCATATCAGAGGCTCCATCAAAGAGAATGAAAAGCATGTAACAGAGAACAGAGATTTGATATGCACATAATTTTCGTAGTATGTAATTAGAAATTTAATAATAGCACATTTCAATATATCGTTACTTCTTACAAGGTTTTTAAGAACATCTTGCACTTGTAAATTTAATGGAAAGTTATATGCAAGACTATAAGTTGATCGCTCCCTTTAAGGCCTGAATCCGTGCCCCAAAAAAGATCAACAGAAAATAATGGATAACCTCAGATGAATACATATAAAAAGCAATGAAAAGTTCTCTACCAGAAATAAGCAAAATGTAAAGCCTCCTTACAGTGCATAGCCTAATTAATCTTAACAGTGACAAGCAAATGTCTAGTGTTTAACATATTAGGAATATACTGCAGCTTAGAGAGCACAAAAACACCTTATTTCGGCAACTAGTAATAGATGAAACAGAGTGAACTTGATTCTCCTTATTCTGTACACCTCTTGTATTCTGAAGACAGAGCTGTGAAAACATTGATTTAAGACTATTACATTCCTTAAGTCCCGACTGAATTGAGTGAGCTTTACCCTGCAACAAAATGCTAATTTAGGAGCTACATCAACTTAACTGCAGTAATAGGCCGAATTAATAAACAAGGTCTCACACGTAGTTGATCCAACTTGGCACGCTTTATCTGCATTTTGGCTTGTTCATATAAAAACTTATCTTGCAAAAACCATGCTTCAGTAACTCTGCAAAGTCAAATTAATTAATCAGCCTATAAATTGACATATAACATGGGGATGCAAGACAAATACCCTCTTCAAATAACTAAAAGATTACCTCTGTCGGTGCAAGTCATCCAAGTGATCATTGTTCCTCTGCAATAACAACAGATTAGTTCTTTCATTGGTACAAAAGAACTAGCTTTATAAATGTTATTTGTGGATGTATTGGAACAAAAAtgtcaaaaattgcaaaagtctgttttttgcagatagatttaaaaataatcaaTATATGAGCTTATTATTCACAAgcataccaaagaagaagaaatcttCAGATATTTTCTAGCCACTTGCAGCTCACCCAACATATCCTCCAAGATGTCCAGCTTCATAGCAAGATAAAAGAAATGCATAAATTGTAATCATCTTCGTGGGTGTTCTTGGTAACAAAAAGACACAAAAATCAATTAGAATGCTATACACTATCCAAGAAATAATGACCAGAAAGAAACAGCCAACAAACACAGTATACAACACAAGTTTATGTACAGATCTTGCTCTCTCATACTTTCCATTCACCAGAAAGCTCCATCACAATGAACTTCAAATCCTTCCAAACTATCCACATATGTTTACTACTATACACCCTCAAATCCCTCAGACCCAAAACTAAAATATATGACTTCAGGGTAAAAAGTTTGAGACAAACCCTAAACTAGCATTAAGTAAATCCAAATCTCTGGCCTAAATTTCATAAACAAGTCCTTCAGAAACCATGTGCTCTTATATAAGTTGTATGCATTATTTCATGAAAAATTTTGAGGGGAAAAACATAAATTTCCATAAGCAAAATAATGATTGGCAATTTGCTTAATCTACTGATATTGCATACTTGATGCAACTGCAAAAGAATGGAAAGAGTTTACCTCTTGCAAAGCAAGTTTATGAATAATTGGAGAAAATACTAATTTTTTGGCATCAGACACTTTAGAGAATATCTGCAAGATGAatataagaaataataaaaattgatAGTTCTGGTTTTCGTTATAAAAAGTCCTAAAAGAATGTTGTAAAAAAGCAAGAGAACATGAAGGAAGTTtcaagaaaagaaatatatacatacatcggACCAGTGCACTGCTGTTCGCTGGCCACCAGTTTCAAGGGATTGATCGATAATTTCTGAAGGATGAGCTAAATGTATCATAGGTTTAGTTGCCACTGGTTCACTTGAAAAGATAGGACTCTTTTCTGTCCTGCTAATTTTACTGATGTGGCTTTCATCCATGACAAGAGACTGTTCAATTCTCCTTTTCTTTCCAACTAAATCACCTTCAGCTGGCAATGAATCTTGAACAAAAGAGTGATCCAGATGATCCACCTCAGAGGAAGTATTTAGAGGCTGACAGCTTTCCTTGAACTTGATTTTCTCTCTTTGTGAAACATCATGGGCATCAGGGTCAGAGGCCTTTTTGGCAAGGTCATTAGAAATTAATGAACTTTGCAGCATGTTAGTTTCTGACCCAGACAAATGGAAGGAAAGGTCACTTAGAGTCACAGCATCATCTGCCTTTCTTGGTGTTGACTCTCTAGCATCATCTAGGCCTGCAAACCCTAAATGTTTTGCATCAACATTGTGTGCCTTAGCTCTGGTCTTTTGAACAGAATTTAGAAGACTGTCTTCCATGTTAATAACAGGGTCACTGCTGCATTTTACTACTGAAATATCAGCCTCCTTTTTTAACATGCCTTCAAGGTCCAGGGGCACATGACCCTTCCGTGACACTCCTAATTGGAAATTATCAAGATCCGGTGCTTCAAGAGTTCTGAATTTTGAAATGTGATTCTTAATAGCTGAAATTCTCTCACCATGTCTTGTGAGTTCTGACTCCAAGGAGGAAGGAGGTTGTTCTTTTACTGGACTAAGAAAAAGTTGTTGCCGCTTAGCACGTAAAGACGAGACAGACCCTTGCAATAAAGCCTGAAAGGGCTGAAGAGAACTTTTGGGAGTACGCATTCCACCTTCAGCTTCTAGACTATGTTCTCGACTACTTGCAATAGCTGATGCTGGAATTCTTGCAGTAGACTGAGAGGAAACAGTTGAAGGGTAGTTATTTCCGCTTTGTTGATTTTTGTGCAGTGCCCGATGCACATGATCAGATTGCATGGTAGATTTGCTTCTAGATCCTTTATGCAGAGGTACGAGCAAGTTAATATTCCGAGAGGTAACATCGATGCCAGACTGTGTTACTTCATTAGCATCTTTATGACTGTCCTTTCCAAAAGTGGTAACCCTTCCCTACAAGTGAGGTAATCTAGTCTTTACTCAGGAATGCAGCTATAAAAAGTCAACAAAAATAGCCCATGTGCTGAATTTTGGATGAATAGAATGATCTTGGAATGGTTATTTATTGATGAAGAGTCTAGTGAAATTGTTACAATTTACAAATACAGATTATGAGAGAAAATATAAtctaaaaaggtgcatgatatcaAGATGAGATGTAGATCAGTATAATTTCCAAACTATAGCAATCATAAAGCAATTAAGCAATAATGCTAGTAGTAAACAAAGAATGGAACCAAGAAAACCAAAAAGGTCTGCTGATATATTTAGACATCAAGGTAGTCATCGGTTCAAGGTTAAGGATGACTAAATTTATGCTCCCAATATATTTAGACATCAAGGTACTACTTGGCTCAGAGGTAAAAATGATTAAATAAATGCCTAGAGGTTTAGCCCACCAAATGACAATCAAGTTATTCGGAGTTCAAGTAATCCTGTCAAAGGAATTCAACCTGAAACCTAGCATATAAGAACCCGTCTAAAGGAGGATTAAAGTTCCCATGTCACGGTCCTGCCCAATGGGATAACTAATCCATTAACTTAATGAGTTTGAGGCACTAACCTAAAATACTTAAAAGTTAATGATAGTAGATTCACTTTAACCTTATAATATAAGGTAATAATTTTCTCACTTCCAACATGGGAATAAGCTGGAGTGTTACATACCCTCTATCATCTTCATTGCCAACCCAAGTCATTCAGTTAGTTAATTCGGTCAAGGACCCAAAAAATGAGAATTAAAATTAGTAAATTGGGTTAAATGTTTTAACTTGGTAATATTAACCTTGAACTAAATGCAATCCATTTCCTACCTAGCAATCAAATAAAATAGAGGAAAATCTgttattttcttttagtttctttTTATGCATTAATAATAAAACTACATATCAAAACAAaacctagataaataataatgttataagataaaaatatatatacaactaCTTCAAAATCACTTATCACTTGA is a window from the Musa acuminata AAA Group cultivar baxijiao chromosome BXJ2-1, Cavendish_Baxijiao_AAA, whole genome shotgun sequence genome containing:
- the LOC135598678 gene encoding uncharacterized protein LOC135598678 isoform X3; the encoded protein is MLDDNFFGPVSTSFIGSGRLSEAGMSDDTNHDVTLDSTAFSLHFRNIALADDCTADSMRSTRTPTGDATTADAASIIVPTGSKNPFLGSKLFAGNLSGSVGGSSNMSLIEEKSSKYDYGKLSSTLVNLLDQVNRSIQTRSPKSANKVIASDSHLSEVSGAKESGENETRIRKAAGLNATGDCPLDSHLLEGSAKDTTTEQIVNSNAPEENIHLDHSISKTAEGRVTTFGKDSHKDANEVTQSGIDVTSRNINLLVPLHKGSRSKSTMQSDHVHRALHKNQQSGNNYPSTVSSQSTARIPASAIASSREHSLEAEGGMRTPKSSLQPFQALLQGSVSSLRAKRQQLFLSPVKEQPPSSLESELTRHGERISAIKNHISKFRTLEAPDLDNFQLGVSRKGHVPLDLEGMLKKEADISVVKCSSDPVINMEDSLLNSVQKTRAKAHNVDAKHLGFAGLDDARESTPRKADDAVTLSDLSFHLSGSETNMLQSSLISNDLAKKASDPDAHDVSQREKIKFKESCQPLNTSSEVDHLDHSFVQDSLPAEGDLVGKKRRIEQSLVMDESHISKISRTEKSPIFSSEPVATKPMIHLAHPSEIIDQSLETGGQRTAVHWSDIFSKVSDAKKLVFSPIIHKLALQELDILEDMLGELQVARKYLKISSSLRNNDHLDDLHRQRVTEAWFLQDKFLYEQAKMQIKRAKLDQLRGKAHSIQSGLKECNSLKSMFSQLCLQNTRGVQNKENQVHSVSSITSCRNKEADERMASMRQELKMLEQKEDHLVKSLGVCCKIKGNMNTDGITKVANERLEMRNRINIIHQQSRLWELSNTVKRDNKHDIVLNYCNFLFQRFTIDSCQVSSILVNNSLHAENIGKTFHNMNAHVVFEFVFGDKGDSRVISSKCFQQKTLETSLLMGILLDVLEEVQVARMENLNLTFSTFSHTPPGQLELQLCFMNFKNGQKVTLSMDMSELKCATYPSEPSELKYKICEAQTTLSPSLSARLMATLRSHQGKRLVILSLCRAISLLFQDSLAS
- the LOC135598678 gene encoding uncharacterized protein LOC135598678 isoform X4, which encodes MDPGEGRELPSAGDEETIARKKSRRVSFADITAIHVFDRDDDYETPPDSRQVSADGGADVEAVGFHEGVPDSDGSKGSLRGREDEDDDENEEDDEDDGEQERFVRDMDSSSPGSAVGSVTSYDDDNFFGPVSTSFIGSGRLSEAGMSDDTNHDVTLDSTAFSLHFRNIALADDCTADSMRSTRTPTGDATTADAASIIVPTGSKNPFLGSKLFAGNLSGSVGGSSNMSLIEEKSSKYDYGKLSSTLVNLLDQVNRSIQTRSPKSANKVIASDSHLSEVSGAKESGENETRIRKAAGLNATGDCPLDSHLLEGSAKDTTTEQIVNSNAPEENIHLDHSISKTAEGRVTTFGKDSHKDANEVTQSGIDVTSRNINLLVPLHKGSRSKSTMQSDHVHRALHKNQQSGNNYPSTVSSQSTARIPASAIASSREHSLEAEGGMRTPKSSLQPFQALLQGSVSSLRAKRQQLFLSPVKEQPPSSLESELTRHGERISAIKNHISKFRTLEAPDLDNFQLGVSRKGHVPLDLEGMLKKEADISVVKCSSDPVINMEDSLLNSVQKTRAKAHNVDAKHLGFAGLDDARESTPRKADDAVTLSDLSFHLSGSETNMLQSSLISNDLAKKASDPDAHDVSQREKIKFKESCQPLNTSSEVDHLDHSFVQDSLPAEGDLVGKKRRIEQSLVMDESHISKISRTEKSPIFSSEPVATKPMIHLAHPSEIIDQSLETGGQRTAVHWSDIFSKVSDAKKLVFSPIIHKLALQELDILEDMLGELQVARKYLKISSSLRNNDHLDDLHRQRVTEAWFLQDKFLYEQAKMQIKRAKLDQLRGKAHSIQSGLKECNSLKSMFSQLCLQNTRGVQNKENQVHSVSSITSCRNKEADERMASMRQELKMLEQKEDHLVKSLGVCCKIKGNMNTDGITKVANERLEMRNRINIIHQQSRLWELSNTVKRDNKHDIVLNYCNFLFQSLM